A portion of the Sus scrofa isolate TJ Tabasco breed Duroc chromosome 5, Sscrofa11.1, whole genome shotgun sequence genome contains these proteins:
- the ASB8 gene encoding ankyrin repeat and SOCS box protein 8 isoform X2: MVSDADCVELLLEKGAEVNALDGYNRTALHYAAEKDEACVEVLLEYGANPNALDGNRDTPLHWAAFKNNAECVRALLESGASVNALDYNNDTPLSWAAMKGNLESVSILLDYGAEVRVINLKGQTPISRLVALLVRGLGTEKEDSCFELLHRAVGHFELRKNGTMPREVAKDQQLCEKLTVLCSAPGTLKTLSRYAVRRSLGLQYLPDAVKGLPLPASLKEYLLLVE; this comes from the exons ATGGTGTCAGATGCCGACTGTGTGGAGTTACTCTTGGAGAAGGGAGCTGAG GTGAATGCCCTGGATGGTTATAACCGAACAGCCCTCCACTATGCAGCCGAGAAAGATGAGGCTTGTGTGGAGGTCCTGTTGGAGTATGGTGCAAACCCCAATGCACTGGATGGCAACCGAGACACCCCGCTTCACTGGGCAGCCTTTAAGAACAATGCCGAGTGCGTGCGGGCACTCCTAGAGAGCGGGGCCTCTGTCAATGCCCTGGATTACAACAATGACACTCCGCTCAGCTGGGCTGCCATGAAAGGAAATCTTGAGAGCGTCAGCATCCTTCTTGATTATGGCGCAGAGGTCAGAGTCATCAACCTGAAAGGCCAGACACCCATCTCCCGCCTGGTGGCTCTGCTTGTCAGAGGACTTGGAACAGAGAAGGAGGACTCTTGCTTTGAGCTCCTCCACAGAGCTGTTGGACACTTTGAATTAAGGAAAAATGGCACCATGCCACGAGAAGTGGCCAAAGACCAGCAGCTTTGTGAAAAACTGACTGTTCTGTGCTCAGCCCCAGGGACTCTAAAAACACTCTCTCGCTATGCTGTGCGTCGGAGCCTTGGACTCCAGTATCTGCCGGATGCAGTGAAGGGCCTTCCACTGCCAGCTTCTCTGAAGGAATACCTGTTACTTGTAGAATAG
- the CCDC184 gene encoding coiled-coil domain-containing protein 184, with the protein MEDGLLEIMTKDGGDMPAPLEVSTVPAVGDVISGEYNGGMKELMEHLKAQLQALFEDVRAMRGALDEQASHIQVLSDDVCANQRAIVSMCRIMTTAPRQGGLGVVGGKGSFPGAPQERETPSLGIGDSGLLGRDPEDEEDDDEEEKEMPSSATPTSHCERPESPCAGHLGGDGPLVEPLDLPDITLLQLEAEASL; encoded by the coding sequence ATGGAGGACGGTCTGCTGGAGATCATGACCAAGGACGGCGGAGACATGCCCGCACCTCTGGAGGTGTCCACCGTGCCGGCGGTGGGGGACGTGATCTCCGGGGAGTACAACGGCGGCATGAAGGAACTGATGGAGCACCTGAAAGCCCAGCTGCAGGCCCTGTTTGAGGACGTGAGGGCCATGCGGGGGGCCCTGGACGAGCAGGCCTCGCACATCCAGGTGCTCTCGGACGACGTGTGCGCCAACCAGCGAGCCATCGTCTCCATGTGCCGGATTATGACCACCGCGCCCCGCCAGGGTGGCCTGGGCGTGGTCGGCGGCAAGGGGAGCTTCCCCGGCGCCCCCCAAGAGCGGGAGACCCCTTCGCTTGGGATCGGGGACAGCGGTTTGCTGGGTCGCGATCCTGAAGACGAGGAGGACGACGatgaagaggagaaggagatgCCCAGCTCCGCCACACCCACTAGTCACTGTGAGCGCCCCGAGAGCCCCTGTGCTGGCCACCTTGGGGGGGACGGGCCACTTGTGGAGCCCCTCGATCTGCCCGACATTACcctgctgcagctggaggccgAGGCCTCTCTGTGA
- the ASB8 gene encoding ankyrin repeat and SOCS box protein 8 isoform X1, with protein MSSSMWYIMQSIQSKYSLSERLIRTIAAIRSFPHDNVEDLIRGGADVNCTHGTLKPLHCACMVSDADCVELLLEKGAEVNALDGYNRTALHYAAEKDEACVEVLLEYGANPNALDGNRDTPLHWAAFKNNAECVRALLESGASVNALDYNNDTPLSWAAMKGNLESVSILLDYGAEVRVINLKGQTPISRLVALLVRGLGTEKEDSCFELLHRAVGHFELRKNGTMPREVAKDQQLCEKLTVLCSAPGTLKTLSRYAVRRSLGLQYLPDAVKGLPLPASLKEYLLLVE; from the exons ATGAGTTCCAGTATGTGGTATATTATGCAGAGCATTCAGAGCAAATACTCTCTCTCAGAGCGCTTAATCCGAACAATCGCTGCCATTCGCTCCTTCCCACATGACAATGTAGAGGACCTCATCAGAGGG GGAGCAGATGTGAACTGCACTCACGGCACACTGAAGCCCCTGCATTGCGCCTGCATGGTGTCAGATGCCGACTGTGTGGAGTTACTCTTGGAGAAGGGAGCTGAG GTGAATGCCCTGGATGGTTATAACCGAACAGCCCTCCACTATGCAGCCGAGAAAGATGAGGCTTGTGTGGAGGTCCTGTTGGAGTATGGTGCAAACCCCAATGCACTGGATGGCAACCGAGACACCCCGCTTCACTGGGCAGCCTTTAAGAACAATGCCGAGTGCGTGCGGGCACTCCTAGAGAGCGGGGCCTCTGTCAATGCCCTGGATTACAACAATGACACTCCGCTCAGCTGGGCTGCCATGAAAGGAAATCTTGAGAGCGTCAGCATCCTTCTTGATTATGGCGCAGAGGTCAGAGTCATCAACCTGAAAGGCCAGACACCCATCTCCCGCCTGGTGGCTCTGCTTGTCAGAGGACTTGGAACAGAGAAGGAGGACTCTTGCTTTGAGCTCCTCCACAGAGCTGTTGGACACTTTGAATTAAGGAAAAATGGCACCATGCCACGAGAAGTGGCCAAAGACCAGCAGCTTTGTGAAAAACTGACTGTTCTGTGCTCAGCCCCAGGGACTCTAAAAACACTCTCTCGCTATGCTGTGCGTCGGAGCCTTGGACTCCAGTATCTGCCGGATGCAGTGAAGGGCCTTCCACTGCCAGCTTCTCTGAAGGAATACCTGTTACTTGTAGAATAG